Proteins encoded in a region of the Pelmatolapia mariae isolate MD_Pm_ZW linkage group LG16_19, Pm_UMD_F_2, whole genome shotgun sequence genome:
- the efhc2 gene encoding EF-hand domain-containing family member C2, which translates to MALPFLPGNSPNERLGKKRFHKSQHFDYSSGVPMLVGSEKPGIGGEHLVGQEIKPKYSVYPIGSGTGLPPWVTFDKQVLCFDAYFQETVPEAQSETYRIRKCKIYFFLEDDTIQVVEPEYKNSGIPQGTLIRRHRIPLPPPNEGQFYNLFHFNINQQMKLYSRTFTVTDCDSFTRNFLTKLGVHINNPTIVPEDPYSNLREQLKKSMQPLRPYERHDTLKQFLDHDRKVLRFYCFWDDSQSIYVDLRELILHYFLVDDTIEIREVIPPNSGRDKVNKFLRRCRLPKHVPAKVKQPGEITDRTVLNVLTSSTMGNRYILDSLKTGAVHEEFYKDCDLIIGGEVNVWGRRVILADCDDFTKHYYRAKYGIEDFTPLQYKAPPAPKPPRPVPPYNGFGSEEDSLSFCQRLLPKPPRKDFQKFMEKDRYGLDSKVLNFQAKMITADPVDRERVFIISFYLSNDTISVFERPQKNSGVLGGKFLERGRVKKPGQELFKSQLSQYFTAQDLYVGANLCFNSINFQLLDADEYTFKYMEQHAEEFPRANMGIIISKLRSLPEEKQCEIRKFLTLSDPSNTGFIPFESIRSLLLGLDCNLSEHEVLVLGRCFSECEQTQVDVGLMLAVAQDFLKKKAFEEFPKMARAFADHDRHKTQRLSTKAIRTICKAFHLPVPNSLLEGLLSKFADGDEIDYCAFLAGINWLEHPAPPVMPEDTLKLLFSSPASKPKLIAQSLLNYSAVLKKLQGKPSKRPKMATAPF; encoded by the exons ATGGCTTTACCGTTTCTGCCAGGGAACTCTCCCAATGAAAGA CTGGGGAAGAAGAGATTTCACAAATCCCAACATTTTGACTATTCCAGTGGAGTCCCTATGCTGGTTGGGTCTGAGAAGCCAGGCATTGGAGGAGAACATTTAGTTGGTCAGGAGATTAAACCAAAGTACTCCGTCTATCCCATAGGAAGTGGTACCGGTTTACCACCATGGGTAACCTTTGACAAACAG GTTCTGTGTTTTGATGCATACTTCCAGGAGACTGTACCTGAGGCTCAGTCTGAGACGTACAGAATCAGAAAGTGTAAGATCTACTTCTTCCTGGAAGACGATACCATACAGGTTGTGGAGCCGGAGTACAAGAACAGTGGCATTCCCCAAG GAACACTCATTCGTCGCCACCGTATTCCACTGCCTCCTCCAAATGAAGGCCAGTTCTACAACCTGTTCCATTTCAACATCAACCAACAGATGAAGCTGTACTCTCGCACATTCACTGTGACTGACTGTGACTCTTTCACAAGGAACTTTCTGACAAAACTTGGGGTGCACATAAATAACCCTACAATTGTACCTGAGGACCCCTACAGCAACCTCCGGGAACAG CTCAAAAAGAGTATGCAGCCACTTCGGCCATATGAGAGACATGATACGCTGAAGCAGTTCTTGGACCATGACCGCAAAGTCCTGCGCTTCTACTGCTTCTGGGATGACTCACAGAGCATTTATGTTGACTTGCGGGAGCTCATACTGCACTACTTCCTGGTTGATGACACCATAGAGATCCGGGAGGTGATCCCCCCAAATTCTGGCAGAGACAAAGTGAACAAATTTCTTCGTCGCTGCAGACTACCTAAG CATGTTCCAGCCAaagtcaagcagcctggagaGATAACAGACCGCACGGTGCTCAACGTGCTCACCTCCAGTACTATGGGAAACCGCTACATACTGGACAGCCTCAAA ACCGGAGCTGTCCACGAGGAATTCTACAAGGACTGTGATTTGATCATAGGTGGGGAAGTGAATGTGTGGGGCAGGAGAGTAATCCTCGCTGACTGTGATGACTTCACCAAACACTACTACCGCGCCAAATATGGCATAG AGGACTTCACCCCGTTGCAGTACAAGGCTCCGCCAGCCCCTAAGCCCCCAAGACCTGTGCCCCCCTACAACGGCTTTGGCTCAGAGGAGGATTCACTGAGCTTCTGCCAGCGCCTCCTGCCCAAGCCGCCACGGAAAGACTTCCAGAAATTTATGGAGAAAGACAG GTATGGCTTGGACAGTAAAGTGCTGAATTTCCAAGCTAAGATGATTACAGCTGATCCAGTTGACAGAGAGCGGGTCTTCATCATCTCCTTCTACCTCTCCAATGACACCATCAGTGTGTTTGAACGCCCACAGAAGAACTCAG GTGTTCTTGGTGGTAAGTTTCTGGAGCGCGGTCGTGTAAAGAAGCCAGGCCAGGAGCTCTTTAAGAGTCAGCTGTCTCAGTACTTTACAGCTCAGGATCTGTATGTGGGAGCTAACCTCTGCTTTAACAGCATCAACTTCCAGCTTCTGGATGCTGATGAATACACATTCAAGTACATGGAGCAGCATGCTGAGGAG TTTCCCAGAGCCAACATGGGCATCATCATTAGCAAACTAAGGTCCCTTCCGGAGGAGAAACAGTGTGAGATCAGGAAGTTTCTGACTCTCAGTGACCCCAGCAACACTGGCTTCATCCCTTTTGAGTCGATAAG GAGCCTGCTGCTGGGACTGGACTGCAATCTGTCTGAGCACGAGGTGCTGGTGCTGGGCCGGTGTTTCTCAGAGTGCGAGCAGACCCAGGTGGACGTGGGCTTGATGCTGGCTGTGGCCCAGGACTTCCTCAAGAAGAAGGCCTTTGAAGAATTCCCTAAAATGGCCAGAGCATTCGCGGATCACGATCGACACAA gacACAGCGTCTCTCCACAAAAGCGATAAGGACCATTTGTAAAGCTTTCCACCTTCCCGTGCCCAACAGCCTGCTCGAAGGTCTTCTCAGCAA GTTTGCAGATGGAGATGAGATTGACTACTGTGCCTTCCTTGCTGGTATTAACTGGTTAGAGCACCCTGCTCCACCCGTGATGCCTGAAGACACCTTAAAG CTGCTTTTTTCCTCGCCGGCTTCTAAGCCCAAACTCATTGCTCAGTCTCTGCTCAACTACTCTGCCGTCCTAAAAAAGCTCCAAGGTAAACCCTCGAAGAGACCGAAAATGGCCACTGCacctttttaa
- the fundc1 gene encoding FUN14 domain-containing protein 1 codes for MQMTPDVKAAEDRPVHSKMANSKVEDEIYDKVVDLTEYAKRQRWWNRLFGKNSGPIAEKYSVATQIAIGGVSGWCAGYLFQKVGKVAATAVGGGLLLLQVANNSGYIQVDWKRVEKDVNKAKKQLKKGTDQAVPELNTFVEKSREFVKKNIVVTSGFIGGFLLGLAS; via the exons ATGCAAATGACGCCGGACGTGAAAGCAGCTGAGGACAGACCAGTGCACTCCAAAATGGCGAATAGCAAGG TGGAAGATGAGATTTACGACAAGGTCGTGGATCTGACAGAATACGCTAAACGTCAGCGATGGTGGAACCGCCTTTTCGGAAAGAATTCCGGCCCCATAGCTGAAAAATACTCTGTGGCCACACAGATTGCAATAGGTGGAGTGAGTGGATG GTGTGCAGGTTACCTCTTCCAGAAGGTTGGAAAAGTTGCTGCTACCGCAGTGGGGGGAGGTCTTCTGCTTTTACAG GTAGCTAACAACAGTGGCTATATCCAAGTGGACTGGAAGCGAGTAGAGAAGGATGTCAACAAAGCTAAGAAGCAGTTAAAGAAGGGAACAGATCAGGCAGTCCCTGAGCTCAACACatttgttgagaag TCCAGAGAGTTTGTGAAGAAAAACATTGTCGTCACAAGTGGCTTCATCGGAGGATTCCTGCTCGGCCTGGCATCTTAG